A genomic stretch from Physeter macrocephalus isolate SW-GA chromosome 12, ASM283717v5, whole genome shotgun sequence includes:
- the MSGN1 gene encoding mesogenin-1, giving the protein MDNLRETFLSLEDGLDSSDSPGLLSSWDWKDRAGPFELTQASPTQSLSPAPSLESYSSSPCPAVAGLSCGHGGANNGGGNDCSGLGSGGLVEVGYDMLAFQPAYLQGAGGPKTQKGTKVRMSVQRRRKASEREKLRMRTLADALHTLRNYLPPVYSQRGQPLTKIQTLKYTIKYIGELTDLLNSGPQST; this is encoded by the coding sequence ATGGACAACCTGCGTGAGACCTTCCTCAGCCTCGAAGATGGCTTGGACTCCTCCGACAGCCCTGGCCTGCTGTCCTCCTGGGACTGGAAAGACAGGGCAGGGCCCTTTGAGCTGACCCAGGCCTCTCCCACCCAGAGCCTCTCTCCGGCCCCATCGCTGGAGTCCTATTCTTCTTCTCCTTGTCCGGCTGTGGCTGGGTTGTCCTGTGGGCATGGAGGTGCCAACAATGGGGGCGGCAATGACTGCAGCGGCCTTGGGTCTGGCGGCCTGGTGGAGGTGGGCTATGATATGTTAGCTTTCCAGCCTGCCTACCTGCAGGGCGCTGGTGGCCCCAAAACCCAGAAGGGCACCAAAGTCAGGATGTCCGTTCAGCGGAGACGGAAGGCCAGCGAGAGGGAGAAGCTCCGGATGAGGACCTTAGCTGATGCCCTGCACACCCTCCGGAATTATCTGCCACCCGTCTACAGCCAAAGAGGCCAGCCGCTCACCAAGATCCAGACGTTGAAGTACACCATCAAGTACATCGGAGAACTCACAGACCTTCTCAACAGCGGGCCCCAGAGCACTTGA